CTGTACCTCAGCACCCAGTGAACAGAAATATAGAAATTTATGATAGTTGTGCACAAGAATGGACAATAAATTGTTATAAGTGATTCTTGCTCTTATGGGTAGTTGTTAGGTGTTTATTTTAGAAGTATTAATCCTTCATCTTGCGATTTGGAATCAAAAGATTTCCTTCCCCATTTATTTTTTCCAGCTGTTTTCACTCTTCACTAAAACCCATTTTCCCCCTCTGGGAGATCCGCTTCTTTTGATTAATCCTTCCTCTTTAAGTTTAGTAATTGACCTTTTGATGGTAGGAATACTTTTACCTGTAATTTCTGCCATTTCTTTATAACTAATCTTAGGACTATTCTTTATTAAATATAAAATCCAATCTGAAATACTCCTATTAGGGTCAAATTTAAGTTTATTGGGGTCATTTTGGACTTTATTAAGGTCAATTTCAAGTTTATTAGGATCAAATTTAGGTTTATTAGGGTCAATATACCTTCTTTTAGGGTCATAATATCCATAATAATCAGTTTTAAACATACTAATGTGAGAACCTGAAATTATATATTCTACTTCTATATTCTTCACAAGCTGAATGTAGTGAAGGTGGAGCATCCTGACTAAGTCCGTTACTTTTACACATAGTAACAAGATTTTTTACTGCAATTTGGCAATCACTTTCACATTTCAACTTAGGATATACTGTTTCTTCATCAACTATTTCACCATTTAGATAATGAATCCAGGTCTCTATATTTCTGGTCGGAACTATTATAGCTATAGCATCATTATTACTCCGAACTTGAACTCTATATTCTTTGCATATATTATTAAATTGAGTAATTCTTTCTTCTACACCTTTTGTGTCTCCATCTATAATAGCTATTAAAGCATAAATCCGTTGTTTCGTATAATAGATTTTTAGCTCTTCAATGAACTTTTCTCTAACCCATTGTTCACCTGAACCTTTTCCGGCAGGGTTTATTTTAAAAAATAACTGTCTTGGTTCAAAACCCAAACCTTTAAGAAATCTTCTGGCAAAACATTCCTGTTGTTTATCTTCACAACATATAACAAAGCTTACTTCTCTTTTATTCATTTTCCCAACCCCGGGCAATTAATTCTGATAAATTTAAGCCATCTTCAAACTTATTGATTATTTGTTTTACTCTTGCAGGACCAAGTGGCTCTCTAACTATCAGACGGCTTTTTTCCACTCCAAAATAATCAATTAGTTCAGGGTGATGACTGATAATTATAATTTGAGGAATTGTAACTCCACAAACATCACTAAGTTCCATAAGCCAAGGTTGAATTTCCGCAAGTGCTACATAATTTTCCGGTTCATCCATCATCAATGTATTACCCATCTCTTGTAAACATACTAACAAAGTATGTAAGATAAGTAAAACTTTTTGTCCATCGGAAAGCCGATCAAAATCAAAAAATAGGGTCTTATCTTTTTTATTTTCACTCCGAAAACCAACTTGCAAAATACGATGTTTACCTGCTAACTCCAATTTTAAGGAATCAAATCCATATATGGAATTCCGAAGATAGGTTATCAGATCATACATTTTATCCTGATGCTCTTGAGAAAAATAACGATACCAGGAAACAAAATTTTTCCCATCCCTAAACAACTGTGAGGATTCATCTTCAGAAACAGAATGTATGGCTTTGGGTTCCAGATTTAAAATAAATAATTTGTTTATCCAATCCTTGAACCAAGTCAATTTTGTATTATCCTGTCTGGGGACAACCATAGAAAGTCCTGATAACATCCAATCAAAAGAAATAACCGCTCCTTCCTTATAATAATCATTATATAAATGAATATCACCCTTTTCAAAAGAGAAAATTACTCTATTATCATAATGAAGCGTTTCCCGTTCAATTCGTAATTTCCCTAATTCCCTTTGATGAGAAATGACTAAACGATAGGTATAAATTCCTCCATTACCATCAACCTGGAGCTCAAATGTTTGTTCATTGGAATCAAGCCAGGCAGTTAAATCATAAGGAGTAAAGACCTCATAAACCTTTGCATTATTTATTATTAACTTTCTTAAGTTATAAAGGATATCGAATATACTTGTTTTACCCCCGCCATTGGGACCAATCAATAAAGTAAAACTATCAAATTCAACCTCAAAATTTACCAAACAGCGATAATTATTTACCCAGAGTTTAGTTAGCATTTTATACTCCCTTATAAAACAATTAATAAATCCGAGACCTGATATAAAATCTTCGTCTAATACAAACTAATAAAGTTAGGAATTTATGTCAAAGCAATTCTCTGCTCTCAGGATAACTTGCCAATAGAATAACTTTGCTTTTTATGGTTGCAAGATTATATTGTCATTATCTAAATAAGTTTCCGAAGAGAGCAAAATGCCTTTTTACTTGACAGTAAAGCAGACCTTGTTTTTGTGGTAAGTTAAGATGCCGAAGTGGTGAAACTGGTAGACGCAGTGGACTCAAAATCCACCGGGCATTAGCTCATGCCGGTTCGATTCCGGCCTTCGGCACCAATTTTTTTTAAGGAGTTATGTACCTTTTAATTGATATTAGGGTAAGCCCTATTATGTAGAACATTGATTTCAGGCATAATCTAAGCTGATATTTAAGTTTGCGGATTAGATTATATCAATATAAACAATATTCTTCAGGTGATATTTCTTTTAACCTGAAACAAGCTTCATAAAACCTGTGGAGGTATAATGTTTAAACGCCATTTATTGGTGTTCAGCTTAATGCTGATGCTTGTTCTGCCCTTTGCATTGTCTGGAATATCTCAGGCAAGTATGTTATTCTTAACTTTTGAACCTGGAGCTCGTGCCAATGCAATGGGACGTGCCTATTCTGCAATTGCAGATGATGCTTATGCTATGTGGTGGAATCCGGGGGCTACAGCTTTTAATAAAAATACTCAAATTGCTGCTACGCATATTCCTTGGTTACAAGGTTCCGGAATTGAAGATATTTTCTACGAGTATTTAGGTTTTAACAATTACTTTTATGGCATTGGTAATATCAATGCGCATATTATCTGGCTGGATGCAGGAACTCAAACTCAAACCAATGAAAATAATGTTGAATTGGGTGATTTTCATACTTATGAAGTCGCCGGCGCCTTAGGATACAGTTATGAAGTTGTTCCTGAAAAAGTTGGAGTAGGTGGCAATTTTAAGCTGTTATACTCATATTTGGGTCCTGGAACAGGTTTAACCGAATCCGAAGGTTCCGCTTTTAGTTTTGCTTTTGATGCCGGTGCCTTATTCAAAGATGTAATAGTGGATAATTTAAACGCATCCATCGTGCTGCAAAATGTTGGTCCCGACATTACTTATAGTGACGAAGAACAGGCAGACCCGGCTCCGATGACTTTTCGAGCTGGTTTGGGTTATACTATTATAGACAATCCTATGGGGCGTTTGATGGCAACTGCAGAAATGAGTAAAATTTTGGCAAATGACGATCCTCTGTATCAAAGATTAATTTCTGGTTGGGAATATTTTGATGAAACCATTTACGGAGTTGGTGCAGAATATACCTATCTTAATCTGATTGCTTTACGCGGCGGTTATTATTCTGATCATGCAGGTGAAGTAGAAGGAGCCAGTTTTGGAGTGGGTGTCCATTATACATTCAGTAAACGCTACAAACTTGGTTTTGACTTTGCTATGGTTCCTGCGGGCGGTTTAACCGATTATAATAAGATATTCTCGCTGGGGTTTGAGTTCTAAACCAAATCGATGAAAAAAATCTCCTTTGTGCTATTGTTCTTCCTAACGATAGCTTTCTTGCCTGCTCAAAAAACGATGTTGCCGAAAGCAACGGAATTTCGTAAATTACCTAAGCATCCATATCTAAGTAATTTAATTGAGCCAAATTCCCGAGAGGATAATCTTAAAAAGGATAAAGCCAACTATAACAAACTGTTAGTTATCCTGGTAGATTTTGCTTTGGAAGACATTGATGATAGTAATACTACTGGTAACGGCAAATTCCAATTGGCACTGGATTCAACCTATATCTATTCAATAGGTGCTCCTCCACATAATCGACCGTATTTTGAGGCAAATCTGGAGGCAATGAAATATTACTATTTAGCCGTATCTTCCGGTGCGTATAATCTAAATTACGATGTCTATCCTAAAGATATTCCTGCTTATACTTTGCCCAAAACAATGGGCTATTACAATCCTCCGGGGGCAAATTCAGAGCTCTTTGTCAGTCGTATGGAAGAATATTTCAAAACCGCTTTTGAACTGGCAGATAGTATAGATCAAGAGATTGATTTTGCCAGTTACAGCCATTATATGATTATTCACGCTGGCTCGGACTGGCAACATAATGTTTTGGGTGACACACCTTCCGACATACCTTCTTTTTTCATAAAAGTCGGTGATGGCAAAGAAGCAGTTGTTGATAATGGAACTGTTCTCATTTCCCATTCTTGTAATGTCCCCGAAACCATCTCTCAGGATTTTTATACCAGCGAACAGGATGGAAGAACAATTCACAATGGTTATGGCGCTTTAAATTCCGTTTTGGCACATGAATTTGGCCACTCCTTAGGAATGGTGGACTTATATAATGTTTACAATTCCTCTCCAATGGTTGGAGTTTTTGACATTATGGACAGCGGTGGTTCCGGGATTTTAGTAGGTGAATTGGAAAACGGTGATTATGTATATGTGGAAGGTGCATTACCAACATTTCCGGGTGCTTTTTCCCGCAATTTGATGTTTAGGGATATTTACCTAAATCAGGGTTTATTAAAGGAATTTCCCGATTTTCCTGTTCTAACTCAATTACCTGTAAGTGCCATAAGCGCTTCACAGAAAGGAAAAAACCCTATTCCTCAGACCTATAAAATTCCGCTAAATGCTCAGGAATATATTTTGGTTGAGAACCGCAATGTGGATCCTGATGGCGATGGTGGCACAGCTGTTTTTGGAGCTTTGAACGGAAGAGTAATTCTTTATCCTACACCTTTGGCAGATATTTCTCCACCACCCCCTTCTTATGAATACGACTATCTTTTACCTTCTTTTATGAAAGCGGATGGTTCGTCAATAGGGGGAGGAATACTTGTCTGGCACATAAATGAAGATATTTTATACGATGAAGGGCAAAATGATAGCTCTGGTAACTGGGTAAATAATTTTGATAACAATACCGTAAACACCAGTTTTAACCGAAAAGCCGTTTCCATTATTGAAGCGGACGGACTTACAGACCTGGGAAGTGATTATTCTATGTATTGGACAGGGACTCCTTACGAATATTTTCACGCCTATAAACCGATTCTGGATGCAAATGGCTTATTTGTCAACTGGAGCCCTGAATATTGGAAACCAGAACTTAGTGCCACTACAAATCCCCCTTTAGTGGATAGCAACAATCTGCCTGGCTTGTATCATCTAAAACAGATTAGCAATCCTTCCAGCCAAATGAGTTTCCAATTAGAAAGCGGTTTTTTCGATAGCACCCAAATTTTGGATTATCAATCTCCCGTTGTTGTCACCGGTCCCATCATCAATTCCAGTTTTAGCGATACTAACTTACCCGTTCTTAGTATCGGGAAGATAAATTTGCTCAATAATGCAGATGGTGTCTGGCAAGACCTTTTGGGAGCATTTAATGCTCCATTCTCCCATCCTGATTTTCCATTACAAACAACGGACTCCAATCAGGATGGTTTTCAGGAATTAGTTTATGCTAAGGATAAAACAGTTTACTTAGCGGACTGGGCAAACGATGAAATTTCTCTGCAAGGTATTAATTATCCCGATTCCATCGTTACAACACCTCTCTCTCTGAACAATAGTTTATTTATCGCCACCCAAACAGGGATCAATTTGTTTAAGAATTACTTAGACACAGATTTTGTATCTCTGGAAGGGATTAAGCATCTGGCTGGGTATGACGATCAAATAATTGCCTTGGGAGAAAGCTTTGTAAAGATTTTAGCGGCAGATAACTTAACCACAATTAAGGAATTTTCCCTGCCAGAACCTTGCAAGAAAATTGAGCCGATAATCTATGCTAATCCTGATAAGACGGTGGAAATGATTTTTATTATGGCTGATAGTGGTAATTTATATCGCATCTACCAAAACAATGTGGAAAAAATCTTTAACAATCATAGTAGTGAGACACCGGGGCAATTAGCGCTCACTTCTTTAGAGAATATTTCTCCAGTTCTATTTTTCGGAATCGGCACACAACTCTATGCCTTAAAAGCAGATGGTACAAAGCTTAGCCAATTCCCCATCACTTCTCCGGAAGCAATTTCTGCTTGGGAGAGTCCAATGTCATTAACCTTAAATGCGCATCCCATACTTTTTTACCCACTTCAGGGTAGTAGCTATTTAGCTGTAGAGCAGAATGGCAACATTCTGCCGGAAATGTGTTTAGCCAGTAACAAGGGAAATAAATCCGACTACCTTTTTTACGATCAACAACGGCAAACATTATATTGGTATTATACTGATGAAAACGGTAAATTATACATCCACGGAAAAAATAACATCGAAACCGATCCCATCCTTTTCGCCGGTTTTAGAAACGGAATTAGCGGATATGTAACTTTAAATTTTAAGGATGAGACAGTTAGTTCAACCGAAAAAAATGCTTACCTCTATCCCAATCCCGTTAAAGAACAATTTGTTAAAGTAAACCTACAGAATTATTCCGGTGAGACAAAACTTCGCATATACGACATTAGCGGAACCTTAATTCGCAAGTTGCTTATTCCTGCATCCCAAAACAATCCTCGCGATTATGAAATAAGCATTAAAGGATTAAGTTCCGGCGTTTATATTATTGTGCTGGATAATAACGGTAAAATTACACGCCTAAAATTCGCAGTGGAAAAATGATTCATTAAGGAGTTAGCAATGAAAAGAATTGTCTTATGCCTAATCATCCTTACGCTTAGTTATTGTCTTTTCGGGCAAGCAAAAGCAGAAACAGATATTGACCAGTGGTTATATCAAGCCCCAGAAGAGAATCAGGATGCAACACGCGATACAGTTATTACTAACGATTTGATTAAAGTTAATTATAATAAAAAGGACGCCCATCTTGCTATGGCAATGTCTTTACTGGTTCCGGGCGCAGGCCAATTTTATGCCAATAAAACAGCTATAACCACATATATTTTTCCGGTCATTGAGCTTGCGCTTATAGGTGGAATTATTTATTATAACAACCAAGGCAACGATAAAACCGACAAATATGAGTATTATGCCACTGGTGAACTTTATACTTATACAACACCGGATGGAACTGAGATCCAAGGTTATCGTTATGAGCGCGGCAGGCAAAATCAAATTCAAGACATATTGAAAGAAATCAATACCGTGGATATTTATGATGAAAGTTATTTCCGATTGGATAATAATAACTCACAGCATTTTTACGAAGATATCGGTAAATATAACCACTATGTTTTTGGCTGGATGGATTGGTATTATCGTTTTGCAGCCGATGAATCCGGCAATTTTTCTTCGCCGCGTTGGCAATTTGATGGTCCTGACGACAGCCAACAAACACATTGGATCGGAAATTATCCAATTTGGGGTCCGGATACGGAAAACTCTGTCTCAATCAATTCACATGATATGAGCAGAATGCGTCAGACCTATATAAAAATGCGCAATGACGCTAAAGATGATTATGGCTATGCCAATCTTTTTACTATGGGATTAGCTTTTAATCACTTAGCTGCTGGCTTAGATGCCATTCGCGTAACTACCAAATTTAACCGTTACTACATTTCTCAGGCAACACCTGTTCCCTATTTTTATGCAGCAATGCCTACCGGAAATGTAACACCTATGCTGGGTTTGAAGTGGACATTTTAAAATATAAATATTGGCTAATATTAGCGTTACTGGTAAGTTGTTTTTTACCGCTTATGGCATTGCCTAAAATAGTTTATCCCCTTTCTTCTTTCCTTTTACCGGGAAGCGGAGAATTGCTTTTAGGCAATAATATACGAGGAACGGCTTTAGTGGGTATAGATGTAGTAAATCTTTATGCTTTTTACGCCACTAATCGCGAAATAGACCTGCAAAAAAAGAACTTTATGAAGTTTGCGGAACTTTATGCCGGAGTACCTTACGGGATGCCCTCCAATCATTATCAGGCAGTTCAAAATTATCCCAGTAGTTCTTATTATAATGACATCCAAGAAATGATGGCGCGCAACTATTATTTGATTTACGATTATGATCCTCAGTCATATACTGATTACATTTCTGCCAATACTTTTCAGGGTAATGAAGAATGGAACTGGCAAAGCACAGAAAAGTGGAATGAATACAAATCCATCCGGAGACGGCACCAAAAAGCTAAAATGAATAATCAGCTCTGTTTGGGTTTTTTACTGTTTAATCGTTGCTTCAGTGTCATTGAGACCTCCATACTTTCCAGTAAGGATGTGGGTAATTTATATTTAGCGCCCTCCTCATCGGAAGGAGCTATGTTGCATTATCAAATTGAATTTTAGGAGAATCAGCTTGAAACGCATTCTTATCCTGATGTTTATCCTACTGTTTTCCACTCTTTTAGTTGCTCAGAATAGAGGACTTACGGTACTTAAATCACTGGCAGTCCCCGGTTGGTCACAAGCAAGTTCAGGCAGGGATCGGGGCTATCTTATGCTAACGGCTGAGGCAGTAATTATTGGCTCTCTTTATTATTTCAATAGCGAAAGCGATCTCTTGAAACAGAATTATTATGAATATGCAGTTAAATATGCCCATTTAGCTCCGGGCAGTTATCCTGACCTATTTTTTAAACAAGTGGGAATGTATGATAGCAATGGTTTTGATGCCGGCGGATATAATAATTGGGTGCGTCAAACCGCAAGGGAATTATATCCTAATGATCCTGTTTTACAGCAACAATTCATCGATGAGAATTGTTATCAAGAGGACCATTATTGGACTTGGGACAGTATGGATAATCGCCGAGAATATAATAAAATCCGCAATCGCAGCAACGATTTTAGAGATTATGCAATGGTTACCGGAGGCGTTTTAATCCTCAATCATTTGATCAGTGCCATTGATGCTATGCGGTGGACGGCCCCAGTTCCCAAAACGGATCTTTCTTTTTCGGTCTTAAATAAAACCCCTATCGTGCAAGTAAACTACCATTGGTAAAAAAGATAATTTGCTGTCTTCGTTCCGTTTAGAATAATACTATCAGTCCTCAAGATAGGGTATCTTGCTTTTATAGGTAACAAAGCCAAAATTACTTTTTAGTCAGACCTTATAAATGTTCCTGATAAGTAGAAAAGCTCTACTTCGTCATTTAACCAACTGTAATGCACTTGACCTATGTAAATAGTATGATCTCCGCTTCGAACTTCCGAAACAACTTCGCATTCAAAACAGGTAACGGCATCTTTCAAAACCGGTAGCTTATGTAATTTCCCCGCTATAAAATCCACTTTACCAACGGTAAATTTATCCATATCTCTGCCTGAATTGGAACCGCAAAGAGTTAATAACGGTTTCATTTCTGCCGTGGGAAACACTAAATTGAAAAAACGATTTGCTTCCAAACATTCGTGTGAATAGCGGCTTTCCCCAATGGATATAGCAAACATTGGGGGCTGGATGGAGGTTCTCATAAACCATTCAATTGTAATTAAGTTAAAACCTCCCTCTGGCTTTTGGGTTACTACCAGAGCAACTTTCGCCGGTAAATGAATTTTCCCATAGCTTAAAGGTAGCTGAGAAAGCTGAATCATTTCATCTCCTGTTATTAATATTCTCTTTATATTATAAGGCAAAATCGTAAAAAAACAAGAGTGTTCTTTTACTTAACAACGGATTGGATGATAGCTATCTGCCTCTGTTTTTTCCCTTTCTCTGAAGTAAAAATGAATAATGCTGCACAAAAATACCCGTTCTCTTGGCAATTTACCGCCCTCATTTACCGACTAAATAATCCTTCCTAATGATAACAACGCTCCTACTCGTCTGCCCTATACTTCTGAAAACCATCCCGAATGCTTCCCGAATCGCCATACGGGATGCATTCGGGAAGCAAACTTAAAGCATTCGGGATGCAAGAAAGGAGTGAAAGAGAAAATAATAGGCAACACCAAAAAATTTTCAGGAAGAGGACACCTCCTCAAACGCACAAGGGATAAAGGTCTTTGCCAATTTTAGTAGTAAAAATGCAAAAATTATT
This genomic interval from Candidatus Cloacimonas sp. contains the following:
- a CDS encoding AAA family ATPase, yielding MLTKLWVNNYRCLVNFEVEFDSFTLLIGPNGGGKTSIFDILYNLRKLIINNAKVYEVFTPYDLTAWLDSNEQTFELQVDGNGGIYTYRLVISHQRELGKLRIERETLHYDNRVIFSFEKGDIHLYNDYYKEGAVISFDWMLSGLSMVVPRQDNTKLTWFKDWINKLFILNLEPKAIHSVSEDESSQLFRDGKNFVSWYRYFSQEHQDKMYDLITYLRNSIYGFDSLKLELAGKHRILQVGFRSENKKDKTLFFDFDRLSDGQKVLLILHTLLVCLQEMGNTLMMDEPENYVALAEIQPWLMELSDVCGVTIPQIIIISHHPELIDYFGVEKSRLIVREPLGPARVKQIINKFEDGLNLSELIARGWENE
- a CDS encoding PorV/PorQ family protein, which encodes MFKRHLLVFSLMLMLVLPFALSGISQASMLFLTFEPGARANAMGRAYSAIADDAYAMWWNPGATAFNKNTQIAATHIPWLQGSGIEDIFYEYLGFNNYFYGIGNINAHIIWLDAGTQTQTNENNVELGDFHTYEVAGALGYSYEVVPEKVGVGGNFKLLYSYLGPGTGLTESEGSAFSFAFDAGALFKDVIVDNLNASIVLQNVGPDITYSDEEQADPAPMTFRAGLGYTIIDNPMGRLMATAEMSKILANDDPLYQRLISGWEYFDETIYGVGAEYTYLNLIALRGGYYSDHAGEVEGASFGVGVHYTFSKRYKLGFDFAMVPAGGLTDYNKIFSLGFEF
- a CDS encoding flavin reductase family protein, with translation MIQLSQLPLSYGKIHLPAKVALVVTQKPEGGFNLITIEWFMRTSIQPPMFAISIGESRYSHECLEANRFFNLVFPTAEMKPLLTLCGSNSGRDMDKFTVGKVDFIAGKLHKLPVLKDAVTCFECEVVSEVRSGDHTIYIGQVHYSWLNDEVELFYLSGTFIRSD
- a CDS encoding T9SS type A sorting domain-containing protein, with product MLPKATEFRKLPKHPYLSNLIEPNSREDNLKKDKANYNKLLVILVDFALEDIDDSNTTGNGKFQLALDSTYIYSIGAPPHNRPYFEANLEAMKYYYLAVSSGAYNLNYDVYPKDIPAYTLPKTMGYYNPPGANSELFVSRMEEYFKTAFELADSIDQEIDFASYSHYMIIHAGSDWQHNVLGDTPSDIPSFFIKVGDGKEAVVDNGTVLISHSCNVPETISQDFYTSEQDGRTIHNGYGALNSVLAHEFGHSLGMVDLYNVYNSSPMVGVFDIMDSGGSGILVGELENGDYVYVEGALPTFPGAFSRNLMFRDIYLNQGLLKEFPDFPVLTQLPVSAISASQKGKNPIPQTYKIPLNAQEYILVENRNVDPDGDGGTAVFGALNGRVILYPTPLADISPPPPSYEYDYLLPSFMKADGSSIGGGILVWHINEDILYDEGQNDSSGNWVNNFDNNTVNTSFNRKAVSIIEADGLTDLGSDYSMYWTGTPYEYFHAYKPILDANGLFVNWSPEYWKPELSATTNPPLVDSNNLPGLYHLKQISNPSSQMSFQLESGFFDSTQILDYQSPVVVTGPIINSSFSDTNLPVLSIGKINLLNNADGVWQDLLGAFNAPFSHPDFPLQTTDSNQDGFQELVYAKDKTVYLADWANDEISLQGINYPDSIVTTPLSLNNSLFIATQTGINLFKNYLDTDFVSLEGIKHLAGYDDQIIALGESFVKILAADNLTTIKEFSLPEPCKKIEPIIYANPDKTVEMIFIMADSGNLYRIYQNNVEKIFNNHSSETPGQLALTSLENISPVLFFGIGTQLYALKADGTKLSQFPITSPEAISAWESPMSLTLNAHPILFYPLQGSSYLAVEQNGNILPEMCLASNKGNKSDYLFYDQQRQTLYWYYTDENGKLYIHGKNNIETDPILFAGFRNGISGYVTLNFKDETVSSTEKNAYLYPNPVKEQFVKVNLQNYSGETKLRIYDISGTLIRKLLIPASQNNPRDYEISIKGLSSGVYIIVLDNNGKITRLKFAVEK
- a CDS encoding replication/maintenance protein RepL; this encodes MFKTDYYGYYDPKRRYIDPNKPKFDPNKLEIDLNKVQNDPNKLKFDPNRSISDWILYLIKNSPKISYKEMAEITGKSIPTIKRSITKLKEEGLIKRSGSPRGGKWVLVKSENSWKK